From Streptomyces yatensis, one genomic window encodes:
- a CDS encoding extracellular solute-binding protein yields the protein MQRRRFLGLTTAGVAAVTTAPGLTACGSDSSGSDGDTTLKVVAADYGDSTANSSQKYWNKLARAFEAKNSGTKVDVKVYSWTEVDRRVADMVKSGQAPDIAQIGAYADYAAQGKLYRADEMLAIPTQAGFITSIAHAGEVRRVQYGVPFVASARLLFYNKKLFDQAGISSAPTSWDELKEAAARLKAGGVKIPYALPLGPEECQAETMMWMLSGGGGYTDANGSYTIDSTENIETFEWLRDELVGADLTGPGSPARTNRQDAFDAFTRGEVGMLNGHPTLMQQASGHGISYGTAPLPGRRGKSPSTMGVADWLMAFKQNGHRTQIGKFLDFVYTEKNVLDFVTEYDLLPVTTAVEQTMLGDREYKRLWRFLDELESAEFYPADKTSWAEVSKLIKQKIGSTVTKGGDPTSVLGQIQREADAMENAGA from the coding sequence GTGCAGCGGCGACGGTTCTTGGGTCTGACAACGGCGGGTGTCGCGGCGGTGACGACGGCACCGGGGCTCACGGCCTGTGGCAGCGACAGCTCCGGCTCGGACGGTGACACCACGCTGAAGGTGGTCGCGGCCGACTACGGCGACAGCACCGCCAACAGCTCCCAGAAGTACTGGAACAAGCTGGCCCGGGCCTTCGAGGCCAAGAACAGCGGGACCAAGGTCGACGTCAAGGTCTACAGCTGGACCGAAGTGGACCGGCGCGTCGCCGACATGGTCAAGAGCGGTCAGGCCCCGGACATCGCGCAGATCGGCGCGTACGCCGACTACGCCGCGCAGGGCAAGCTCTACCGCGCCGACGAGATGCTCGCCATCCCCACCCAGGCCGGTTTCATCACCTCGATCGCCCATGCGGGCGAGGTGCGGCGGGTGCAGTACGGGGTGCCGTTCGTGGCCAGCGCCCGGCTGCTCTTCTACAACAAGAAGCTCTTCGACCAGGCCGGCATATCCTCCGCCCCCACCAGCTGGGACGAGCTCAAGGAGGCGGCCGCCCGGCTCAAGGCCGGCGGGGTGAAGATCCCGTACGCGCTGCCGCTCGGCCCCGAGGAGTGCCAGGCCGAGACCATGATGTGGATGCTCAGCGGCGGTGGCGGCTACACCGACGCCAACGGCAGCTACACCATCGACTCCACCGAGAACATCGAGACCTTCGAATGGCTGCGGGACGAGCTGGTCGGCGCGGACCTCACCGGCCCCGGCTCCCCGGCCCGCACCAACCGGCAGGACGCCTTCGACGCCTTCACCCGCGGCGAGGTCGGCATGCTCAACGGCCACCCGACCCTGATGCAGCAGGCGTCCGGCCACGGCATCAGCTACGGCACCGCGCCGCTCCCCGGCCGCAGGGGCAAGTCCCCGTCGACGATGGGCGTCGCCGACTGGCTGATGGCCTTCAAGCAGAACGGCCACCGCACGCAGATCGGGAAGTTCCTCGACTTCGTCTACACCGAGAAGAACGTGCTGGACTTCGTCACCGAGTACGACCTGCTGCCGGTGACCACCGCCGTCGAGCAGACGATGCTCGGCGACCGCGAGTACAAGCGGCTGTGGCGGTTCCTCGACGAACTGGAGAGTGCCGAGTTCTACCCGGCCGACAAGACCTCCTGGGCGGAGGTCAGCAAGCTGATCAAGCAGAAGATCGGCTCGACGGTGACCAAGGGCGGCGACCCGACGAGCGTGCTGGGCCAGATCCAGCGCGAGGCCGACGCCATGGAGAATGCGGGGGCATGA
- a CDS encoding DUF3263 domain-containing protein: MTVDTPGPGPDPSEDPAGQERDEGPEAGLSDRDQAVLAVERRGWPGPGAKERAIRERLGISPTRYYQLLNALLDDPRALEHDPVTVNRLRRVRDERRERR, from the coding sequence ATGACAGTGGACACGCCCGGCCCCGGCCCCGACCCTTCCGAAGACCCCGCCGGCCAGGAGCGGGATGAGGGCCCGGAGGCCGGGCTGTCCGACCGCGACCAGGCCGTGCTCGCCGTGGAGCGCCGCGGCTGGCCGGGCCCCGGCGCCAAGGAGCGGGCGATACGGGAGCGGCTGGGCATCTCCCCGACCCGCTACTATCAGCTGCTGAACGCGCTGTTGGACGACCCCAGGGCCCTGGAGCACGACCCGGTGACCGTCAACCGGCTGCGGCGGGTCAGGGACGAGCGCCGCGAACGCCGCTGA
- the otsB gene encoding trehalose-phosphatase, whose amino-acid sequence MGSHPLPVPTTAAGREGLAALLERPGRAVVGLDFDGTLAEIVPDPDQARAHPGAVPALSRLAPRLRSVAVITGRPAEVAVRYGGFAGAEGLNGLVVLGLYGAERWDAASGAVQAPEPHPGVAAVQAELPAVLAEYGASRGTWIEDKGRAVAVHTRRAEDPQATFELLRAPLHALAERHGLIVEPGRLVLELRPPGMDKGVALTEYVRRTGAEAVLYAGDDLGDLAAFGAVERLREEGVPGVLVCSGSTEVTELAQRADLVVDGPAGVVELLSSLADAVGGANAVGGANAS is encoded by the coding sequence ATGGGCAGTCACCCCCTCCCCGTACCTACCACCGCCGCCGGCCGCGAGGGCCTCGCCGCCCTCCTCGAACGGCCCGGCCGCGCCGTTGTCGGACTCGACTTCGACGGCACCCTCGCCGAGATCGTCCCCGACCCCGACCAGGCCCGCGCCCACCCCGGCGCCGTCCCCGCGCTCTCCCGGCTGGCCCCGCGGCTGCGCTCCGTCGCGGTGATCACCGGCCGTCCGGCCGAGGTCGCCGTCCGGTACGGCGGCTTCGCCGGGGCCGAGGGGCTGAACGGGCTCGTCGTCCTCGGTCTCTACGGCGCCGAGCGCTGGGACGCGGCGAGTGGCGCCGTCCAGGCGCCCGAACCGCACCCCGGCGTCGCCGCCGTCCAGGCCGAACTCCCCGCCGTCCTCGCGGAGTACGGCGCCTCGCGGGGCACCTGGATCGAGGACAAGGGCCGCGCCGTCGCCGTCCACACCCGCCGTGCCGAGGACCCGCAGGCCACGTTCGAGCTGCTGCGCGCGCCGCTGCACGCCCTGGCCGAGCGCCATGGGCTGATCGTCGAGCCCGGCCGGCTGGTGCTGGAGCTGCGGCCGCCGGGCATGGACAAGGGCGTCGCCCTCACGGAGTACGTACGGCGCACCGGCGCGGAGGCCGTTCTCTACGCGGGCGACGACCTGGGCGACCTGGCCGCGTTCGGGGCGGTGGAGCGGCTGCGCGAGGAGGGTGTGCCGGGGGTGCTGGTGTGCAGTGGCAGCACGGAGGTGACCGAACTCGCCCAGCGGGCCGACCTGGTGGTCGACGGCCCGGCGGGCGTGGTGGAGCTGCTGTCGTCCCTGGCCGACGCGGTCGGCGGCGCCAACGCGGTCGGCGGCGCCAACGCCTCGTAA
- a CDS encoding alpha,alpha-trehalose-phosphate synthase (UDP-forming), with translation MAVPRTAPILVASNRGPVSYTLGEDGSLTARRGGGGLVSGLSAIGPDANAVWVCAALGEDDREAARRAGDSHLNPGDTGGQQVRMLDIAPDVFAAAYNGIANSVLWFIHHLLYQTPVEPVFDAEFADQWAAYEAYNAAFADALAEEAVDEAVVLVQDYHLALVPAMLRERRPDLRIGHFSHTPWAPPDYYRLLPDDVAAGVLRGILGGDRAAFLTERWAGAFADCCAAVLGAEIVRDGDGDSDGDGNGEGAATAVRFEGRETRLGVHGLGADADFLRQRSRQEDVDERLTSLRAQIGPDRKSIVRVDRTELSKNIVRGLLAYRRLLETHPEWRERVVHVAFAYPSRQDLAVYRDYTERVRRIAEEINAEYGTEGWTPVALHVKDDFARSLAAYRLADVALVNPIRDGMNLVAKEVPVVSERGCALVLSREAGAHAELGDDALVVNPYDVEATARALDEALRMSDGERADRTKRLAAAATALPPQAWFLAQLRAL, from the coding sequence ATGGCAGTTCCGCGCACCGCTCCGATCCTGGTCGCCTCCAACCGCGGTCCGGTCTCGTACACCCTGGGCGAGGACGGCTCGCTCACCGCCCGGCGCGGCGGTGGCGGGCTGGTCTCCGGCCTCAGCGCCATCGGCCCCGACGCGAACGCGGTGTGGGTGTGCGCGGCGCTCGGGGAGGATGACCGCGAGGCGGCCCGGCGCGCCGGGGACAGCCATCTGAACCCCGGTGACACCGGCGGCCAGCAGGTGCGGATGCTCGACATCGCGCCGGATGTCTTCGCCGCCGCGTACAACGGCATCGCCAATTCGGTGCTGTGGTTCATCCACCATCTGCTCTACCAGACCCCGGTCGAGCCGGTCTTCGACGCGGAGTTCGCCGACCAGTGGGCGGCCTACGAGGCGTATAACGCGGCCTTCGCGGACGCGCTCGCCGAGGAGGCGGTGGACGAGGCCGTCGTCCTGGTGCAGGACTACCACCTGGCGCTGGTGCCCGCGATGCTCCGCGAGCGGCGCCCCGATCTGCGGATCGGTCACTTCTCGCACACCCCCTGGGCCCCGCCGGACTACTACCGGCTGCTGCCGGACGACGTCGCGGCGGGTGTGCTGCGCGGCATCCTCGGCGGCGACCGCGCCGCGTTCCTCACCGAGCGCTGGGCCGGTGCCTTCGCCGACTGCTGCGCGGCCGTGCTGGGCGCGGAGATCGTCCGCGACGGCGACGGCGACAGTGACGGTGACGGGAACGGCGAGGGCGCGGCGACGGCCGTGCGCTTCGAGGGGCGGGAGACCCGGCTGGGCGTCCACGGCCTGGGCGCGGACGCGGACTTCCTGCGGCAGCGGTCGCGGCAGGAGGATGTGGACGAACGGCTGACCAGTCTGCGGGCGCAGATCGGGCCGGACCGGAAGTCGATCGTCCGGGTGGACCGCACCGAGCTGTCCAAGAACATCGTGCGCGGGCTGCTGGCCTACCGGCGGCTGCTGGAGACCCACCCCGAGTGGCGGGAGCGCGTGGTGCACGTGGCCTTCGCCTACCCCTCCCGCCAGGACCTCGCGGTCTACCGCGACTACACCGAGCGGGTGCGGCGGATCGCGGAGGAGATCAACGCCGAGTACGGCACGGAGGGCTGGACCCCGGTCGCCCTGCATGTGAAGGACGACTTCGCACGGTCGCTCGCGGCCTACCGACTGGCGGACGTGGCGCTGGTCAACCCCATCCGGGACGGGATGAACCTGGTGGCCAAGGAGGTCCCGGTGGTCTCCGAGCGGGGATGTGCGCTGGTGCTGTCACGGGAGGCGGGGGCCCACGCCGAGCTGGGCGACGACGCGCTGGTGGTGAACCCGTACGACGTGGAGGCCACCGCCCGGGCACTGGACGAGGCGCTGCGCATGAGCGACGGCGAGCGCGCGGACCGTACGAAGCGACTCGCCGCCGCCGCGACCGCGCTGCCGCCCCAGGCATGGTTCCTGGCGCAGCTGCGGGCGCTGTAG
- a CDS encoding glucosyl-3-phosphoglycerate synthase — protein MLEEVEHWLKHRSWSADDRPLDRLLDAKRGSATTLSVVLPALNEEATVGEIAAIIRRELMGEAAPLVDELVVLDSGSTDRTAEVAAAAGATVVPRDSLLPRLPALPGKGEVLWRSLLATRGDIICFIDADLREFDPRFVSGIVGPLLTDPALQLVKGMYDRPLGDVAGQGGRVTELVARPLLNLHWPQLAGFVQPLGGEYAARRTLLERLPFPVGYGVELGLLVDALHTVGLDALGQVDIGVRKHRHQDGLALGRMAAAIYRTAQLRLARGHLVRPRLTQFDRGETGFEPRTTDVDTEERPPMIEIPEYAERRAA, from the coding sequence GTGCTGGAAGAGGTGGAGCACTGGCTGAAGCACCGCTCCTGGTCGGCCGACGACCGGCCGCTGGACCGCCTGCTCGACGCGAAGCGGGGCTCGGCGACGACCCTGAGCGTGGTCCTGCCCGCCCTGAACGAGGAGGCCACGGTCGGCGAGATCGCCGCGATCATCCGCCGGGAGCTGATGGGCGAGGCGGCGCCGCTGGTGGACGAGCTGGTGGTGCTGGACTCCGGCTCGACGGACCGCACCGCCGAGGTCGCCGCGGCGGCGGGCGCCACCGTCGTCCCCCGCGACTCGCTGCTGCCCCGGCTGCCCGCGCTGCCCGGCAAGGGCGAGGTGCTGTGGCGGTCCCTGCTGGCCACGCGCGGCGACATCATCTGCTTCATCGACGCCGACCTGCGGGAATTCGATCCGCGCTTTGTCTCCGGGATCGTCGGGCCGCTGCTGACCGACCCCGCGCTGCAGCTGGTGAAGGGCATGTACGACCGCCCGCTCGGCGATGTGGCGGGCCAGGGCGGACGGGTCACCGAACTGGTCGCCCGCCCGCTGCTGAATCTGCACTGGCCCCAGCTGGCCGGATTCGTCCAGCCGCTGGGCGGTGAGTACGCGGCCCGCCGCACGCTGCTGGAGCGGCTGCCCTTCCCGGTCGGCTACGGGGTCGAGCTGGGGCTGCTGGTCGACGCGCTGCACACGGTGGGCCTCGACGCGCTCGGCCAGGTGGACATCGGGGTGCGCAAACACCGCCACCAGGACGGGCTGGCGCTGGGCCGGATGGCCGCCGCGATCTACCGCACCGCGCAGCTGCGGCTGGCCCGGGGCCATTTGGTGCGGCCGCGGCTGACCCAGTTCGACCGGGGCGAGACCGGCTTCGAGCCGCGCACCACGGACGTGGACACCGAGGAACGGCCGCCGATGATCGAGATACCGGAGTACGCGGAGCGGCGCGCGGCGTGA
- the thrC gene encoding threonine synthase, protein MAVQSVESSTVSSASSASDASGAFGPAIALSCRECGERFDLGPIFACEVCFGPLEVAYELPAGDPEGLRRRIEAGPNSIWRYAPLLPVPADVADLPSLHPGFTQLVKADNLARELGVTGELHIKDDSGNPTHSFKDRVVAIAVQAARTFGFTTLSCSSTGNLAGAVGAAAARAGFRSCVFIPHDLEAGKVVMAAVYGGELVGIEGTYDDVNRFCSELIGDPVGEGWGFVNVNLRPYYGEGSKTLAYEICEQLGWRLPDQIVIPIASGSQLTKIDKGLKELIAIGLVEDKPYKIFGAQAEGCSPVSAAFKAGHDVVRPQKPQTIAKSLAIGNPADGPYVLDIARRTGGAVEDVNDEQIVDAIKLLARTEGIFAETAGGVTVGVTKKLIEDGLLDPSLTTVVLNTGDGLKTLDAVAPTTGPSAIIRPTLDSFREAGLA, encoded by the coding sequence ATGGCTGTGCAGTCAGTAGAAAGCTCAACTGTTTCCTCCGCGTCCTCCGCCTCCGACGCCTCCGGTGCCTTCGGTCCCGCCATCGCATTGTCCTGCCGGGAGTGCGGTGAGCGGTTCGATCTGGGCCCGATCTTCGCGTGTGAGGTCTGTTTCGGGCCGCTCGAGGTCGCGTACGAGCTGCCGGCCGGCGACCCGGAGGGGCTGCGCCGGCGGATCGAGGCCGGTCCGAACAGCATCTGGCGCTATGCCCCGCTGCTGCCCGTCCCGGCGGACGTGGCGGACCTGCCCAGCCTGCACCCGGGCTTCACCCAGCTGGTCAAGGCCGACAACCTCGCCCGTGAGCTCGGCGTCACCGGTGAGCTGCACATCAAGGACGACTCCGGCAACCCGACCCACTCCTTCAAGGACCGGGTCGTCGCCATCGCCGTCCAGGCCGCCCGCACCTTCGGCTTCACCACCCTCTCCTGCTCCTCCACCGGCAACCTCGCCGGCGCGGTCGGTGCCGCGGCCGCCCGGGCGGGCTTCCGCTCCTGCGTCTTCATCCCGCACGACCTGGAGGCGGGCAAGGTCGTCATGGCCGCGGTCTACGGCGGTGAGCTGGTCGGCATCGAGGGCACCTACGACGACGTCAACCGCTTCTGCAGCGAGCTGATCGGCGACCCGGTCGGCGAGGGCTGGGGCTTCGTCAACGTCAATCTGCGGCCGTACTACGGCGAGGGCTCCAAGACCCTGGCCTACGAGATCTGCGAGCAGCTCGGCTGGCGGCTGCCGGACCAGATCGTCATCCCGATCGCCTCCGGCTCCCAGCTCACCAAGATCGACAAGGGGCTGAAGGAGCTGATCGCGATCGGGCTGGTCGAGGACAAGCCCTACAAGATCTTCGGCGCCCAGGCCGAGGGCTGCTCCCCGGTCTCCGCCGCCTTCAAGGCCGGCCATGACGTCGTGCGGCCGCAGAAGCCGCAGACCATCGCCAAGTCACTGGCCATCGGCAACCCCGCGGACGGCCCGTACGTCCTGGACATCGCCCGCCGCACGGGCGGCGCGGTGGAGGACGTGAACGACGAGCAGATCGTCGACGCGATCAAGCTGCTCGCCCGCACCGAGGGGATCTTCGCGGAGACCGCGGGCGGGGTGACCGTCGGCGTGACCAAGAAGCTGATCGAGGACGGTCTGCTCGACCCGTCCCTGACGACCGTCGTGCTCAACACCGGCGACGGCCTCAAGACCCTCGACGCGGTGGCCCCCACCACGGGTCCCTCCGCCATCATCCGCCCCACCCTTGACTCGTTCCGAGAGGCTGGTCTCGCATGA
- a CDS encoding MoaD/ThiS family protein yields MSVNVRIPTILRTYTAGQAEVPAEGATLAEVLADLEKNHQGIAARVLDDTGKLRRFVNVYVNDDDVRFADGLATATPDGAGISIIPAVAGGC; encoded by the coding sequence ATGAGCGTCAACGTCCGAATCCCGACCATCCTGCGCACGTACACCGCCGGTCAGGCCGAGGTTCCCGCCGAGGGTGCGACCCTCGCCGAGGTCCTGGCGGATCTGGAGAAGAACCACCAGGGCATCGCGGCCCGCGTGCTGGACGACACCGGCAAGCTCCGCCGCTTCGTCAACGTCTACGTCAACGACGACGACGTCCGCTTCGCCGACGGCCTGGCCACGGCGACCCCGGACGGTGCCGGGATCTCGATCATCCCGGCGGTCGCGGGCGGCTGCTGA
- a CDS encoding cold-shock protein, giving the protein MAQGTVKWFNAEKGYGFIAVDGGADVFVHYSAIQMDGYRTLEEGQRVEFEISQGQKGPQADMVRVAVG; this is encoded by the coding sequence ATGGCTCAGGGCACCGTCAAGTGGTTCAACGCGGAGAAGGGGTACGGCTTCATCGCGGTCGACGGTGGTGCGGACGTGTTCGTCCACTACAGCGCGATCCAGATGGACGGGTACCGCACCCTCGAGGAAGGCCAGCGGGTCGAGTTCGAGATCTCGCAGGGTCAGAAGGGCCCGCAGGCCGACATGGTCCGCGTGGCCGTAGGCTGA
- the groL gene encoding chaperonin GroEL (60 kDa chaperone family; promotes refolding of misfolded polypeptides especially under stressful conditions; forms two stacked rings of heptamers to form a barrel-shaped 14mer; ends can be capped by GroES; misfolded proteins enter the barrel where they are refolded when GroES binds), translating into MAKIIAFDEEARRGLERGMNQLADAVKVTLGPKGRNVVLEKKWGAPTITNDGVSIAKEIELEDAYEKIGAELVKEVAKKTDDVAGDGTTTATVLAQALVKEGLRNVAAGANPMALKRGIEKAVEAVSAQLLEQAKDVETKEQIASTASISAADTQIGELIAEAMDKVGKEGVITVEESQTFGLELELTEGMRFDKGYISPYFATDMERMEASLDDPYILIVNSKISSVKDLLPLLEKVMQSGKPLLIIAEDVEGEALATLVVNKIRGTFKSVAVKAPGFGDRRKAMLGDIAILTGGTVISEEVGLKLENAGLDLLGRARKVTVTKDETTIVDGAGDTDQVQGRVNQIRAEIESSDSDYDREKLQERLAKLAGGVAVIKAGAATEVELKERKHRIEDAVRNAKAAVEEGIVAGGGVALLQTVSVFEKLELEGDEATGAQAVRLALEAPLKQIAVNAGLEGGVVVEKVRNLTPGHGLNAATGEYVDLIAEGIIDPAKVTRSALQNAASIAALFLTTEAVIADKPEKAAPAGAPGGMPGGDMDF; encoded by the coding sequence ATGGCCAAGATCATCGCGTTCGACGAGGAGGCGCGGCGCGGCCTCGAGCGCGGGATGAACCAGCTCGCCGACGCCGTCAAGGTCACCCTCGGCCCCAAGGGCCGCAACGTCGTCCTCGAGAAGAAGTGGGGCGCCCCCACGATCACCAACGATGGTGTTTCCATCGCCAAGGAGATCGAGCTCGAGGACGCGTACGAGAAGATCGGCGCCGAGCTGGTCAAGGAGGTCGCGAAGAAGACGGACGACGTCGCCGGTGACGGCACGACGACCGCGACCGTCCTCGCCCAGGCGCTCGTCAAGGAGGGCCTCCGCAACGTCGCCGCGGGTGCCAACCCGATGGCGCTCAAGCGGGGTATCGAGAAGGCCGTCGAGGCCGTCTCCGCCCAGCTCCTCGAGCAGGCCAAGGACGTGGAGACCAAGGAGCAGATCGCCTCCACCGCCTCCATCTCCGCCGCCGACACCCAGATCGGCGAGCTCATCGCCGAGGCGATGGACAAGGTCGGCAAGGAAGGTGTCATCACCGTCGAGGAGTCGCAGACCTTCGGGCTCGAGCTCGAGCTCACCGAGGGCATGCGCTTCGACAAGGGCTACATCTCCCCGTACTTCGCGACGGACATGGAGCGTATGGAGGCGTCGCTCGACGACCCGTACATCCTGATCGTCAACTCCAAGATCAGCAGCGTGAAGGACCTCCTCCCGCTGCTCGAGAAGGTCATGCAGTCGGGCAAGCCGCTGCTGATCATCGCCGAGGACGTCGAGGGCGAGGCCCTGGCCACCCTGGTCGTCAACAAGATCCGTGGCACCTTCAAGTCCGTCGCCGTCAAGGCCCCGGGCTTCGGTGACCGCCGTAAGGCCATGCTCGGTGACATCGCCATCCTCACCGGTGGCACCGTCATCTCCGAGGAGGTCGGCCTCAAGCTCGAGAACGCCGGTCTCGACCTGCTCGGCCGCGCCCGCAAGGTCACCGTCACCAAGGACGAGACCACCATCGTGGACGGCGCCGGCGACACCGACCAGGTGCAGGGCCGCGTCAACCAGATCCGCGCCGAGATCGAGTCCTCGGACTCGGACTACGACCGCGAGAAGCTGCAGGAGCGCCTGGCGAAGCTGGCCGGCGGCGTGGCCGTCATCAAGGCCGGTGCCGCCACCGAGGTCGAGCTCAAGGAGCGCAAGCACCGCATCGAGGACGCGGTGCGCAACGCCAAGGCGGCCGTCGAGGAGGGCATCGTCGCCGGTGGTGGCGTGGCCCTGCTGCAGACCGTCTCGGTCTTCGAGAAGCTGGAGCTCGAGGGTGACGAGGCCACCGGTGCCCAGGCCGTGCGCCTGGCCCTGGAGGCCCCGCTGAAGCAGATCGCGGTCAACGCCGGTCTCGAGGGCGGCGTCGTGGTCGAGAAGGTGCGCAACCTGACCCCGGGTCACGGCCTCAACGCCGCGACCGGTGAGTACGTGGACCTGATCGCCGAGGGCATCATCGACCCGGCCAAGGTCACGCGCTCCGCGCTGCAGAACGCCGCGTCGATCGCCGCGCTGTTCCTCACCACCGAGGCCGTCATCGCCGACAAGCCGGAGAAGGCCGCCCCGGCGGGCGCTCCGGGCGGTATGCCGGGCGGTGACATGGACTTCTGA
- the murQ gene encoding N-acetylmuramic acid 6-phosphate etherase, with translation MTSADFAADPTDSAADQDSTRLRAQLDTLTTEAFRPELAEIDRLETLEIARIMNAEDAGVPTAVALQLPRIAAAIDAIAARMSRGGRLLYTGAGTAGRLGVLDASECPPTFNTRPEQVVGVIAGGPDAVVTSVEGAEDSAELAARDLDLLGVGPDDTVVGVSASGRTPYAVGAVEHGRRLGALTVGLSCNAGSALAAAADHGIEIVVGPELLTGSTRLKAGTAQKLVLNMISTITMIRLGKTFGNLMVDVRASNDKLRARSRRIVFLATGASDQRIESALAATDGEVKNAILTILGEVDAPTAEKLLAEAHGHLRAALDAAER, from the coding sequence ATGACTTCCGCCGACTTCGCAGCCGACCCCACCGACTCCGCGGCCGACCAGGACTCCACCCGGCTCCGCGCCCAGCTCGACACCCTGACCACCGAGGCGTTCCGCCCCGAACTCGCCGAGATCGACCGGCTGGAAACCCTCGAGATCGCCCGGATCATGAACGCGGAGGACGCCGGCGTCCCCACCGCCGTCGCCCTCCAGCTCCCCCGCATCGCCGCCGCCATCGACGCCATCGCCGCGCGGATGTCCCGCGGCGGCCGTCTCCTCTATACGGGCGCGGGCACCGCCGGACGGCTCGGGGTGCTCGACGCGAGCGAATGCCCGCCCACCTTCAACACCCGGCCCGAGCAGGTCGTCGGGGTGATCGCGGGCGGCCCGGACGCCGTGGTGACCTCGGTCGAGGGCGCGGAGGACAGCGCGGAACTGGCCGCCCGGGACCTCGACCTGCTCGGGGTCGGCCCCGACGACACGGTGGTCGGCGTCTCGGCCTCCGGCCGCACCCCGTACGCCGTGGGCGCGGTCGAACACGGCCGACGGCTCGGCGCGCTCACCGTCGGGCTGTCCTGCAACGCCGGCTCGGCGCTCGCCGCCGCGGCCGACCACGGCATCGAGATCGTCGTGGGACCGGAGCTGCTCACCGGCTCGACCCGGCTGAAGGCGGGCACGGCTCAGAAGCTGGTGCTCAACATGATCTCGACCATCACCATGATCCGGCTGGGCAAGACCTTCGGAAATCTGATGGTCGATGTGCGCGCCTCCAACGACAAGCTGCGCGCCCGCTCGCGGAGGATCGTCTTCCTGGCGACCGGCGCCTCCGACCAGCGGATCGAGAGCGCGCTGGCGGCCACGGACGGCGAGGTGAAGAACGCGATCCTCACCATCCTGGGCGAGGTGGACGCCCCGACCGCCGAGAAGCTGCTCGCCGAGGCACACGGCCATCTGCGCGCCGCCCTCGATGCGGCTGAGCGGTAA
- a CDS encoding MurR/RpiR family transcriptional regulator, with protein sequence MRSDLKETFMPPPQSDPTPPAPAALAAKVRTLGPSMTRSMQRVAEAVAGDPAGCAALTVTGLAERTGTSEATVVRTSRLLGYPGYRDLRIALAALAAHQAAGRAPAVTADIAVDDPIADVVTKLAREEQQCLADTAAVLDTSQVEAAVSALATARRIDVYGVGASSLVGQDLVQKLLRIGLIAHAHADPHLAVTNAVQLHSGDVAIAITHSGRTTDVIEPLRVAFERGATTVAITGRPDGEVAQYADLVLTTSTARESELRPAAMSSRTSQLLVVDCLFIGVAQRTYESAAPALSASYEALAHRHDPRPGHR encoded by the coding sequence ATGAGAAGCGACCTGAAGGAAACTTTCATGCCACCTCCGCAATCCGATCCCACCCCGCCCGCTCCGGCAGCCCTCGCCGCGAAGGTGCGCACGTTAGGCCCCTCCATGACCCGCTCCATGCAGCGCGTGGCCGAGGCCGTGGCGGGGGATCCGGCCGGATGCGCGGCGCTCACCGTCACCGGGCTCGCCGAGCGGACCGGCACCAGCGAGGCCACGGTCGTCCGCACCTCCCGGCTGCTCGGCTACCCCGGATATCGCGATCTGCGCATCGCGCTCGCCGCGCTCGCCGCACACCAGGCGGCCGGGCGGGCCCCGGCCGTCACCGCGGACATCGCGGTCGACGATCCGATCGCCGATGTGGTCACCAAGCTGGCGCGCGAGGAGCAGCAGTGTCTGGCCGACACCGCCGCCGTCCTGGACACCAGCCAGGTCGAGGCCGCCGTATCGGCGCTGGCCACGGCCCGCCGGATCGATGTGTACGGGGTGGGGGCGTCCAGCCTCGTCGGCCAGGACCTGGTCCAGAAGCTGCTGCGGATCGGGCTGATAGCCCATGCCCACGCCGATCCGCATCTCGCGGTCACCAACGCGGTCCAGCTCCATTCCGGCGACGTCGCCATCGCGATCACCCACTCCGGGCGTACGACGGATGTCATCGAGCCGCTGCGGGTGGCCTTCGAGCGCGGCGCCACCACCGTCGCGATCACCGGACGGCCGGACGGCGAGGTCGCGCAGTACGCGGACCTGGTGCTCACCACCTCCACCGCCCGGGAGAGCGAGCTGCGCCCGGCGGCCATGTCCAGCCGCACCAGCCAGCTGCTGGTGGTGGACTGCCTGTTCATAGGGGTCGCCCAGCGGACGTACGAATCGGCCGCGCCCGCTCTCTCCGCGTCGTACGAGGCCCTCGCGCACCGCCACGACCCGCGTCCCGGGCATCGCTGA